From a region of the Deinococcus terrestris genome:
- the thrS gene encoding threonine--tRNA ligase: MHVTLPDGKQLDLPQGATALDAARAIGPRLAQDALAATANGDLVDLMSPLPDGASITLITKKNPAEAAPLFRHSLGHVMSQAVGEFYKAKGYGPQDIKRGVGPAIENGWYQDFDLPEPLREEDLPEIERLMRDILSRGLDFSRREVSKDEALAQFPHDPYKAELIRELPEGEAITLYQQGDYVDLCRGPHFPNTGKLPAAFKLMSTSGAYWRGNEKNPILQRVYGVAFATQKELDEYLERLEEARRRDHRKLGRELELFTIDPMVGKGLPLWLPNGTVLREELSRFLREQQFQRGYQGVVTPNIGNLDLFRTSGHYPYYADSQFNPIDVDDEQYMLKPMNCPFHVRIYASKPRSYRDLPVRLAEFGTVYRYEMSGELNGLTRVRGFTQDDAHIFARPDQLKKEFLDVLDLTVLVLKTFGMEDVRFRVGVRDPESDKYVGDPAQWDRAEAQIMEAVEEVGLPYTVEPGDAAFYGPKLDFVVKDVLGREWQLGTIQVDYNLPERFDISYTGEDGQDHRPVMIHRAPFGSLERFVGILIEHYGGDFPLWLAPRQVMIIPIADRHIPYAETLANEFKAAGMRAEVDGSANRMNAKVRTAELSKIPVMLIVGDQEEARREVSVRERTPEGHKERKGVDFAALLAELQERVRTRA, encoded by the coding sequence ATGCACGTCACCCTGCCCGATGGAAAACAACTCGATCTGCCCCAGGGGGCCACGGCCCTCGACGCCGCCCGTGCCATCGGCCCCCGCCTCGCGCAGGACGCTTTGGCCGCGACCGCCAACGGCGACCTCGTGGACCTGATGTCCCCGCTGCCCGACGGCGCGAGCATCACGCTGATCACCAAGAAGAACCCCGCCGAGGCCGCCCCCCTCTTCCGGCACTCGCTGGGGCACGTGATGAGTCAGGCGGTGGGCGAGTTCTACAAAGCGAAAGGTTACGGCCCGCAAGACATCAAGCGCGGCGTCGGCCCCGCCATCGAGAACGGCTGGTATCAGGACTTCGACCTGCCCGAGCCGCTGCGCGAGGAAGACCTGCCGGAAATCGAGCGCCTCATGCGCGATATCCTCTCGCGTGGGCTGGACTTCTCCCGCCGCGAGGTCAGCAAGGACGAGGCCCTTGCGCAGTTCCCCCACGACCCCTACAAGGCCGAACTCATCCGCGAACTGCCGGAGGGCGAAGCGATCACCCTCTACCAGCAGGGCGACTACGTGGACCTCTGCCGGGGACCGCACTTCCCCAACACGGGCAAGCTCCCCGCTGCCTTCAAGCTGATGAGCACGTCGGGCGCGTACTGGCGCGGCAACGAGAAAAACCCCATCCTTCAGCGGGTCTACGGGGTGGCCTTCGCCACGCAAAAGGAGCTCGACGAGTACCTCGAACGGCTGGAGGAGGCCAGGCGCCGCGACCACCGCAAGCTGGGCCGTGAACTCGAACTGTTCACCATCGACCCGATGGTCGGCAAGGGCCTGCCGCTGTGGCTGCCCAACGGCACGGTGCTGCGCGAGGAACTCAGCCGCTTCCTGCGCGAGCAGCAGTTCCAGCGGGGCTATCAGGGCGTGGTGACACCGAACATCGGCAACCTCGACCTGTTCCGCACGTCGGGCCACTACCCGTACTACGCCGACAGCCAGTTCAACCCCATCGACGTGGATGACGAGCAGTACATGCTCAAGCCGATGAACTGCCCCTTCCACGTACGGATCTACGCCAGCAAGCCGCGCAGCTACCGCGACCTCCCGGTGCGGCTGGCCGAGTTCGGCACGGTGTACCGCTACGAGATGAGCGGCGAACTCAACGGCCTGACGCGCGTGCGCGGTTTTACTCAGGACGACGCGCACATCTTCGCCCGGCCGGACCAGCTCAAGAAGGAATTCCTCGACGTGCTGGACCTCACGGTCCTCGTTCTGAAGACCTTCGGCATGGAGGACGTGCGTTTCCGGGTGGGCGTGCGCGACCCCGAGTCCGACAAATACGTGGGTGACCCCGCCCAGTGGGACCGGGCCGAGGCGCAGATCATGGAGGCGGTGGAGGAGGTCGGCTTGCCGTACACGGTGGAACCCGGCGACGCGGCCTTTTACGGCCCCAAGCTCGACTTCGTGGTCAAGGATGTGCTGGGGCGCGAGTGGCAGCTTGGAACGATTCAGGTGGACTACAACCTGCCCGAGCGCTTTGACATCTCGTACACCGGTGAGGACGGGCAGGACCACCGCCCGGTGATGATCCACCGTGCTCCCTTCGGCAGCCTGGAGCGCTTCGTGGGCATCCTGATCGAGCACTACGGCGGCGACTTCCCGCTGTGGCTCGCGCCCCGGCAGGTCATGATCATCCCCATCGCCGACCGCCACATTCCCTACGCCGAGACGCTCGCCAACGAGTTCAAGGCCGCCGGAATGCGGGCCGAGGTGGACGGCTCCGCCAACCGCATGAACGCCAAGGTCCGCACGGCCGAGCTCTCCAAGATCCCCGTCATGCTCATCGTCGGGGATCAGGAAGAGGCGCGGCGCGAGGTCAGCGTGCGCGAACGCACCCCGGAAGGCCACAAGGAGCGCAAGGGCGTGGACTTCGCGGCGCTGCTGGCCGAGTTGCAGGAACGGGTGCGGACGCGGGCGTAA
- a CDS encoding glycerophosphodiester phosphodiesterase yields MPRLLPVGLLAALLVGCAPSSPPANPYVQGRTLNIAHQGGELLRPSNTLPAYRHAAELGVDLLEMDMHATRDGVLVLSHDAALDRLTNTRGRIADLTLAEVQAADAGYAFSPDGGQTFPYRGQGVQVALLSEVLTEFPNLPMVIELKQESPSIAAPFCKALRDASATGRVIAASFSDRALNEFRAACPEVMTSMTERELRLPVLLGKVGLSALAPLPGRVAQVPVRAGNIEVVTPAFVRAMHARGVAVQIWTINDPAEMRRLIRMGVDGIITDRPDLLKTVLTEEAANR; encoded by the coding sequence ATGCCCAGATTGCTGCCCGTCGGCCTGCTGGCCGCGCTTCTCGTCGGCTGCGCCCCCAGCTCCCCGCCCGCCAACCCCTATGTGCAGGGCCGCACCCTCAATATTGCCCACCAGGGCGGCGAACTTCTGCGTCCCAGCAACACGCTCCCCGCCTACCGCCACGCCGCTGAACTCGGCGTGGACCTGCTGGAAATGGACATGCACGCCACCAGGGACGGCGTGCTGGTGCTGTCGCACGACGCGGCGCTTGACCGCCTGACGAACACGCGGGGGCGCATCGCCGACCTGACGCTGGCGGAGGTGCAGGCCGCCGACGCGGGGTACGCCTTCTCGCCCGACGGGGGCCAGACCTTCCCCTACCGGGGTCAGGGCGTGCAGGTCGCCCTGCTCTCGGAGGTGCTGACCGAGTTTCCCAACCTGCCGATGGTCATCGAGCTGAAGCAGGAGTCGCCCAGCATCGCCGCGCCGTTTTGCAAGGCGCTGCGTGACGCGAGCGCGACCGGACGGGTCATCGCCGCGAGCTTCAGCGACCGGGCCTTGAACGAGTTCCGTGCCGCCTGCCCCGAGGTCATGACGAGCATGACCGAGCGCGAGTTGCGCCTGCCCGTGCTGCTGGGCAAGGTAGGACTCTCAGCCCTCGCACCGCTGCCGGGCCGGGTCGCGCAGGTGCCGGTGCGAGCCGGAAATATTGAGGTGGTCACGCCCGCGTTCGTCCGGGCCATGCATGCGCGGGGCGTGGCCGTGCAGATCTGGACGATCAACGACCCCGCCGAGATGCGCCGCCTGATCCGGATGGGGGTGGACGGGATCATCACGGACCGGCCCGACCTGCTGAAAACGGTACTGACAGAGGAAGCGGCGAACCGCTGA